One segment of Deltaproteobacteria bacterium DNA contains the following:
- a CDS encoding flagellar biosynthesis anti-sigma factor FlgM, with translation MKVSDRGKWGALLDETRRAVDVLSEGRARRIEEIRSALRDGTYRVDGKQVARKMVSDAVRELRELPR, from the coding sequence TTGAAAGTTTCCGATCGGGGGAAGTGGGGCGCGCTGCTCGACGAGACGCGCCGGGCGGTCGACGTGCTGTCCGAGGGGCGGGCGCGACGGATCGAGGAGATCCGGTCGGCCCTCCGGGACGGAACGTACCGGGTCGACGGGAAACAGGTCGCCCGGAAGATGGTCTCCGACGCCGTCCGGGAACTCCGCGAACTCCCCCGCTGA